A window of the Chloroflexus sp. Y-396-1 genome harbors these coding sequences:
- a CDS encoding metal-dependent transcriptional regulator: protein MQLAEPDATCLLTLAVLAEHDQPVFTTQLLRYLRGEPEQTLPILQRLLTRQLITADRQGELVLTTNGYALARQLIVRHRLLERFLFDVLGVPWIFVHREAIRLAPVVSSLFLERVVVQTRHALVCPHGNPIPGRSELVPSEIPVSNAPLGQRCRLTRVAEWVGYEPHLLQRLWSHELLPERSLVRVLDPFQRCVIAVDQRVLVLGPRIADALFVVIE, encoded by the coding sequence ATGCAGCTTGCGGAACCTGATGCTACGTGTCTGCTCACGCTTGCCGTTCTGGCTGAACATGACCAACCAGTTTTTACCACCCAATTATTGCGTTACCTGCGCGGTGAGCCTGAGCAGACCTTGCCGATTCTGCAACGTCTGCTGACGCGCCAATTGATTACCGCCGATAGACAGGGGGAGCTGGTATTGACTACAAACGGCTATGCACTAGCTCGACAACTAATTGTGCGTCATCGCCTGCTCGAGCGGTTCTTGTTCGATGTACTTGGCGTACCGTGGATATTTGTTCATCGCGAGGCCATTCGGCTGGCGCCGGTAGTCTCTTCGCTGTTTCTCGAGCGAGTGGTTGTACAAACGCGCCACGCGCTGGTGTGCCCGCACGGGAACCCGATCCCTGGGCGGAGTGAACTGGTACCGAGTGAGATACCTGTCTCGAATGCACCGTTAGGGCAGCGCTGTCGCTTAACCCGCGTCGCCGAGTGGGTTGGTTACGAGCCTCATCTGTTGCAACGGCTTTGGAGTCATGAGCTGTTACCGGAGCGTAGCCTTGTGCGAGTTCTCGATCCCTTCCAGCGCTGTGTCATTGCCGTTGATCAACGAGTGTTAGTGTTAGGGCCACGAATTGCCGATGCACTGTTCGTGGTGATCGAGTAG
- a CDS encoding antibiotic biosynthesis monooxygenase — protein sequence MITTANRIFVHPDYAELFEETFRNRARLVDRMPGFISNQLLRPVNPGDPYIVLTTWESRAHFEAWVRSDEFRQGHARSGTLPKEAFVAPNKLELHEIILDTTRPDLVAEPRGKPFRVHSE from the coding sequence ATGATTACGACGGCGAATCGAATATTCGTTCATCCCGACTATGCGGAGCTATTTGAGGAAACTTTTCGCAATCGTGCTCGTCTGGTTGACCGAATGCCTGGATTTATCAGCAATCAGTTACTTCGTCCGGTGAATCCTGGCGATCCCTACATCGTGTTGACCACCTGGGAGAGTCGAGCACATTTCGAGGCGTGGGTACGGTCAGACGAGTTTCGCCAGGGGCATGCTCGTTCCGGTACATTGCCGAAAGAGGCGTTTGTCGCGCCTAATAAACTCGAATTGCACGAGATTATTCTGGACACAACCCGACCTGATTTGGTGGCAGAGCCACGCGGGAAGCCATTCAGGGTGCATAGCGAGTGA
- a CDS encoding iron ABC transporter permease, which translates to MSATTMSVGRPTMVVRRVWIFPVLAVMLGFALLLGVGIGAVPIPPDAVAAILLGKVGISLETVVSQQQVAVLWNIRLPRVVLGGLVGAALAVSGALLQGIFRNPLADPGLIGVSSGAALGAVFTIISGVAVFGIYTLPIAAFLAGAATTLFVYRLSRRHGRTDIAMLLLVGLALNALAGAMTGLLTYLADDAQLRSIVFWTLGGLGGALWETVLAAAPPILLALVLAPRLGFYLNLFALGEAEARHLGVNIEWVKRFAVLMAALATGAAVALTGPIGFIGLIVPHMVRLAIGPDHRLLIPACILSGATLLVLADLLARTLAAPAEIPVGLLTAFAGGPFFLALILRTRRQYGFS; encoded by the coding sequence ATGAGCGCAACTACGATGTCGGTCGGGCGTCCCACGATGGTCGTTCGGCGAGTCTGGATCTTTCCGGTGTTGGCCGTGATGCTCGGGTTTGCTCTCTTACTGGGGGTGGGTATTGGAGCTGTTCCCATTCCGCCCGATGCAGTTGCAGCTATTCTGCTCGGCAAGGTAGGGATTTCACTGGAAACCGTAGTCTCTCAACAACAGGTTGCGGTGTTGTGGAACATTCGCCTTCCCCGAGTCGTGTTAGGAGGGCTGGTTGGAGCAGCATTGGCAGTTAGTGGCGCTCTCTTACAAGGTATATTCCGTAATCCGCTGGCCGATCCTGGTCTGATCGGGGTAAGTAGTGGAGCTGCACTTGGTGCTGTCTTTACCATTATCAGTGGCGTGGCAGTGTTTGGTATCTATACGCTACCGATAGCTGCCTTCCTGGCTGGCGCTGCAACAACCCTTTTCGTCTATCGCCTATCGCGGCGCCATGGTCGCACCGACATTGCGATGCTCTTGCTGGTGGGTCTGGCCCTCAATGCACTTGCCGGCGCAATGACTGGTCTCTTGACCTATCTGGCAGACGATGCGCAGTTGCGTTCCATTGTTTTCTGGACGCTCGGCGGATTGGGGGGCGCGTTGTGGGAGACGGTATTAGCCGCAGCACCACCGATTCTGTTAGCGCTTGTCCTGGCTCCTCGATTAGGCTTCTATCTCAATCTCTTCGCATTGGGTGAAGCGGAAGCCCGCCATCTCGGTGTCAATATTGAATGGGTGAAACGGTTTGCGGTGTTGATGGCTGCCTTGGCTACCGGTGCAGCAGTAGCGCTTACCGGCCCAATTGGGTTTATCGGCCTGATTGTGCCGCATATGGTTCGGCTGGCAATTGGGCCAGATCATCGCCTGCTTATCCCTGCGTGTATACTCAGTGGAGCTACCTTGTTGGTATTGGCCGATTTGCTCGCCCGTACATTGGCAGCACCAGCCGAGATTCCAGTGGGGCTGCTCACTGCTTTCGCCGGAGGTCCGTTCTTTCTCGCCCTGATCTTGCGGACTCGACGACAATACGGATTTAGTTAG
- a CDS encoding hemin ABC transporter substrate-binding protein, whose amino-acid sequence MWPRFAKCFTLILLLVVLAACGTGTSATVPTSLPAPTGVPAPVSLPTTVPAPTSAPVVASETTAVTTLEPILPATVTDYQGETVVIDSVDRIVSLTGDITEIIFALGMGDYVVGVDSSATYPAEKTKALPNIGYQRRLNAEGILSLNPTLVIGDEAAGPPEALAQIRSAGVPVALVADPPTLEAPMQKILFVARALGIPERGYKLAGQVEAEIARARAEAGALARSPRVLFLYLRGTDVQQVAGANTAVDAMITAAGGTNAATEAGIVNYAPLSAEMVIAAQPDIILVLSKGLESVGGVDGLLQIPGLADTPAGQQRRVIDFDDLYLLGMGPRTGQALAELVAAFRDAVAQAGGS is encoded by the coding sequence ATGTGGCCGAGATTCGCTAAATGCTTCACGCTAATTCTTTTGCTGGTTGTCCTTGCTGCATGTGGAACCGGAACTTCTGCAACAGTTCCAACCTCGCTTCCGGCGCCTACCGGGGTGCCAGCGCCTGTCTCGCTGCCGACAACAGTACCAGCACCAACATCAGCACCGGTTGTAGCTTCTGAAACGACTGCTGTTACCACGCTTGAACCAATACTGCCGGCAACGGTGACTGATTATCAGGGTGAAACGGTTGTTATCGATTCGGTTGACCGGATTGTCAGTTTGACCGGCGATATTACAGAGATCATCTTTGCGTTGGGAATGGGTGATTACGTGGTTGGTGTCGACTCAAGCGCGACATATCCCGCCGAGAAGACCAAAGCTCTGCCTAACATCGGGTATCAGCGTCGCCTGAATGCAGAGGGTATTCTCTCGTTGAATCCGACGTTGGTGATCGGGGATGAGGCTGCCGGTCCGCCGGAGGCTCTGGCTCAGATTCGTTCAGCCGGAGTTCCGGTAGCGTTGGTAGCTGATCCGCCAACGCTAGAGGCGCCGATGCAAAAGATTCTGTTTGTGGCTCGTGCGCTTGGTATCCCAGAGCGAGGGTACAAACTTGCCGGTCAGGTTGAAGCCGAGATTGCTCGTGCGCGTGCTGAAGCCGGTGCTTTAGCTCGTTCGCCGCGTGTGTTGTTTCTCTACCTGCGCGGGACGGATGTACAACAGGTGGCTGGCGCCAATACCGCGGTTGATGCAATGATTACTGCTGCCGGAGGAACGAATGCCGCAACCGAGGCCGGTATTGTAAACTATGCCCCGCTCAGTGCTGAAATGGTGATTGCTGCGCAGCCAGATATAATCCTGGTACTTTCCAAGGGTCTTGAGTCGGTTGGTGGTGTCGATGGTCTGCTCCAGATTCCCGGCCTGGCCGATACACCAGCCGGTCAACAGCGACGAGTCATCGACTTTGACGATCTCTATCTGCTGGGAATGGGACCACGTACTGGTCAGGCGTTAGCGGAACTAGTTGCCGCTTTCCGTGATGCTGTAGCGCAAGCGGGGGGGTCATGA
- a CDS encoding heme ABC transporter ATP-binding protein: protein MELLVAQDISYHIEGRWLVQSVSLSLSAGEVVALVGPNGAGKSTLLSLLAGDLTPGNGTIRLCGESLHQMSALTQAQRRAVLRQQVALTLPFTALEVALMGRAPYLRGRAEGEHDHAIAQEALAQTETAMFADRPLPTLSGGEQARVHMARVLAQTTPILLLDEPTAALDLRHQHRVLRLACQIADQGGAALIVLHDVNLAALYADRVGVMHQGYLRAIGKPWDVLRADLLSDVYGVPIIVQPHPHVAAPLVLSLPEGTEGSGYTYVAEIR from the coding sequence ATGGAACTGCTCGTCGCTCAGGATATTAGCTATCACATCGAAGGACGCTGGCTGGTTCAGTCAGTATCACTGTCGCTTTCTGCTGGTGAGGTGGTTGCACTTGTCGGACCGAATGGCGCCGGAAAGAGTACGCTCTTGAGCCTGCTCGCTGGCGATCTGACACCAGGCAACGGCACGATCCGGCTTTGTGGTGAATCCCTTCATCAGATGTCTGCGTTGACACAGGCACAACGGCGTGCCGTATTACGCCAGCAAGTCGCATTGACGCTCCCCTTTACCGCATTGGAAGTGGCGCTGATGGGCCGAGCGCCCTATCTGCGCGGTCGTGCAGAAGGTGAGCACGATCACGCAATTGCGCAAGAAGCGCTGGCTCAAACAGAAACAGCGATGTTTGCTGATCGTCCGTTGCCGACCCTTTCTGGTGGGGAACAGGCAAGGGTGCACATGGCGCGTGTTTTGGCCCAGACCACGCCCATTCTGCTGCTCGATGAGCCGACGGCCGCGCTTGATTTGCGCCATCAACATCGGGTGTTACGTCTGGCCTGCCAGATTGCCGATCAGGGTGGCGCTGCTCTGATTGTGCTCCACGATGTGAATTTAGCCGCTCTTTATGCCGATCGAGTTGGGGTAATGCATCAGGGATACCTCCGGGCAATCGGTAAGCCATGGGATGTCTTACGCGCCGATCTGCTAAGCGATGTGTATGGTGTACCGATCATTGTGCAACCGCATCCGCACGTGGCTGCGCCGCTCGTGCTTAGTTTACCGGAAGGTACCGAAGGGAGTGGATATACGTATGTGGCCGAGATTCGCTAA